The sequence AGCCAGCAGAATTAGTTGAGTAGGCTCCGCCAATATTATCCCTGTAAATACCGCATTGGGGGGCGGATTTAATCGACTGGTGAGGGGCTCGCCTTGCCCGCGGGCTGAAGGCAAACTATGCGCAGCTAAGGAATAACTTCTCCCAGTGGAATCTAGAAAAACAACTTGTTGATTGCTTCGGCCGCGTGCCGCCATTAAAAAATGGTCACCGGCTTTGTAGCTAAGATTCTCCACATCAATTTCATGTCCCTTGGCCGCTCTTACCCATCCTTTTTGTGAAAGAATTGCAGTGATGGGTTCCGCAGGAATGATTTCTTCTTCTTTTAAGGCGTGAGCTTCTTCTCGTTCTACTAATATGGAGCGGCGTTCGTCCCCGTATTTTTCCATGTCTTCTTTTAATTCTTTACGAATGAGCGCTTTTAAACGTTTTGAAGAAGCGAGCGTTGCTTCGATATCCGCTTTTTCCTTGCTGAGTTCTTCTTGTTCGCCTCTGATTTTAAATTCTTCCAGCTTGGCTAAGTGTCTCAACTTTAACTCTAAGATAGCTTCGGTTTGAGTCTCAGACAATTCGAAGCGCTTCATGAGTACGGGCTTGGGATGATCCTCGTGCCGAATAATGGCAATGACTTCATCAATATTCAAATAAGCAATGAGTAAACCGTCTAAAATATGCAAACGATTCAGGACTTTATCGAGGCGGTATTCAAGACGTCGTCTGACGGTGTTGGTTCGGTAGACCAGCCATTCATTTAGGATAGTCAATAATCCCTTAACCTGGGGCTTATCATTAATCCCAATCATATTCAAATTAACACGATAGCTACGTTCCAAGTCCGTAGTGGCAAATAAATGGGCCATTAAGGATTCCACATCCACACGATTTGACCGTGGCGTAATAACTAACCTAGTTGGATTTTCATGATCGGATTCATCGCGAAGATCTGCGATCATTGGTAATTTTTTAGCCTGCATCTGCGCTGCAATTTGCTCTAAAATTTTCGAGCCTGATGTTTGATGAGGGAGTGCAGTAACAATAATATCCCCTTCTTCTTCAAGATAGACTCCACGCATACGAAGGCTACCATTTCCTTTGCGATATATTTCAAGAATATCTGCTCGAGGGGTAATGATTTCTGCTTCAGTAGGAAAATCGGGTGCTTGAACATATTGACAGATGTCTTCTAGAGTAGCGTCGGGATGGTCTAATAAATGTATGCAGGCGTTCCCGAGCTCTTGTAAATTATGAGGAGGAATATCAGTGGCCATACCCACTGCAATACCCGTTGCACCATTCAATAGCACATTCGGTACACGCGAAGGAAGAATCGAAGGTTCTTCTAAGGTACCATCAAAATTAGGCACCCAATCAACAGTGCCTAGCTCTACCTCTGATAGTAAGGCATCGGCATACTTTGAAAGTCGCGATTCTGTGTAGCGCATTGCTGCAAAAGATTTCGGATCATCGGGCGATCCCCAATTACCTTGACCATCAATAAGGGGGTAGCGATAAGAAAAAGGTTGCGCCATTAGGACCATTGCTTCATAGCAGGCGGCATCCCCATGGGGATGGAATTTACCTAAAACGTCACCCACCGTGCGTGCTGACTTTTTATATTTTGCACCGGCCTTGAGGCCAAGATCAGACATTGCATAAACAATTCTGCGTTGTACTGGCTTCAAGCCATCACCGATGTGCGGTAAGGCTCTATCCAAAATTACATACATAGAATATTCAAGATAAGCTTTTTCTGTGAATTGTTTTAAAGGCTGATTTTCAAACTCCGCAATGCTCATAGGTTCTCAGTTTATTAGGTATAATGCTGAAGGAGTATAAGTTATTCTGAACATTGCTGTCACGCGATTATAGACTCATAATAATGTATTCAAACCAAGGATCTCCTATGCCAATTCAATATTCTTTTTTTGATCGACTATTAATTGCAGTGGACAATGGGGTGCGTTCTTTATTCGCTCAGCCGATATCTAGAAGACCGAATCCCGCGATGATTGAGCAGGAACCAATGCTGACTCCCACTGAACGCAAACAAAGCGCGGCACTCATGCGGGTAAATCATGCCGGAGAGGTTTGTGCGCAGGCTTTATACTATGGCCAAGCAATAACCGCTAAATCTATTCAAACCAAAAATGCTCTTTTACAGGCTGCAGAGGAGGAGACCGATCATTTAGCGTGGTGTCAAGAACGTATTGAACAGCTAGGGAATCACACGAGTTACTTAAATCCGTTGTGGTATGTGGGGTCATTTACCATTGGCCTATTGGCCGGTATCGTTAATGATAAGTTTAGTTTAGGGTTTGTCGTTGAAACGGAGAGGCAGGTGGAAAAACATTTGCAAAATCACCTGACACAAATTGCACCTCATGATAATAAAAGTCGACTTATTTTGGAGCAGATGTGTGAAGATGAAACTCATCATGCGACCGTCGCAATGAGTGCAGGCGCAATTGAGTTACCTATTTTTGTAAAAAAAATCATGGCTGCAATATCAAAGGTCATGACAACCACTACCTATTATGTTTAAGAAATGATCAAACTTTCTCACCTAGCAAAAACCTTTAATGGGAAAGACTACATCGTTGAAGATCTTTCACTTGAAGTTGCCAAAGGAGAGCTATTAGTTTTGCTCGGATCTTCAGGTTCGGGAAAAACAACTACTTTGAAAATGATTAATCGATTAGTCGAGCCTAGTTCGGGTCAGATAATGATTGATAATGAGGACATTAGTTTATTAGACCCGGTGGCATTAAGACGATCCATAGGTTATGTCTTTCAAGGCGTGGGATTATTTCCTCATTTAACCGTAGAAGAAAATATAACTATCATTCTAAAACTCAATGGCATGGAAGAAGGGGAAAGAAAGAAACTATCAGATTATTTTTTGGATTGTGTGAATTTAGAACCGAGTGTGTATGCCTCACGTTATCCCGATGAATTATCGGGAGGACAACAACAACGAGTCGGAGTTGCACGAGCATTAGTGACTAATCCGCATCTATTGCTTATGGATGAACCCTTTGGTGCGGTTGATGCAATTAACCGTAACACCTTGCAGACAGAGCTTCTGAAACTCAAGGGAAAACTCAATAAAACAATTGTTTTTGTGACCCATGATATATTTGAAGCTGTTCGACTCGGTGATCGCATTGCCATTATGAACCAAGGTCGTTTGGAGCAAATAGGCACTAAACAAGAAATCATCCATTCCCCCTCTACCTCATTTGTAAACCAGTTGTTTGATAAAACCTCACGCCAATTAAAAGCATACATGGAACTGTTAGATGAATGATGGGGTGATATTTCTTTACAATAAATTCCCTCTATTAATGCAAAAGCTTTTAGAGCAAGTGTATTTAACAATGGGCTCTGTGGCGATCGCAATGCTAATTAGCATTCCTCTTGGAATTTATATTGCACGAAAAAATAAATTAAAAAAATATATTTTATCGTTTACCAATATTTTGCAAACACTCCCTAGCCTTGCTGTAATGGGGTTTTTACTGCCCTTTTTAGGAGTGGGGATTAAGACTGCCATTCTAGCCCTGGTCATCTATGCAATACTTCCCATTCTTCAAAATACTGTCACCGCTTTTCTAGGGGTGGCCCCAGATTTATTAGAAGCGGCTGATGGACTTGGTTTTACTAAATCACAGAAATTATGGCGCGTTGAATTCCCTCTTGCCTTGCCTGTCATCATTGCTGGAGTGCGTACTGCAACAGCAATGAGCGTGGGTATAGCAACGCTCGCCGCCTTTATTGGCGCAGGAGGGCTGGGTGATTTCATTTATGAGGGGCTTTCCCTTAATAGCACTCGGTTAATTTTATTAGGTGCGATTCCTGCAGCACTGCTCGCATTAGTATTGGATTACATCATTGGATTGTTCGAAAAAAAAATTACCGCAAAGAAACATCCTGTTAAAAAAAGAAAATGGGCTCTCTATTATCTAACAATTATTTTTTTCTTTTTTATTTTAGCTATCGGCATAGGATTGTTTTTTACCGGCAGTTCAAAAACAAATACAGTGCGTGTGGGTACAAAAAATTTCACCGAGCAAATAATTTTGGGAGAGATCATTACTCAATTGTTGCGTGCGGACACTGCATTACATGTGGTTAAAAAATTTAATTTAGGCGGTACCTTTATTTGCCAACGCGCAATTATTCGTGGCGATATTGATTTATACCCCGAATATACCGGCACAGGGTACACAGTGATTCTTTCACAAACCCAGCCAAGGAGTTCGGCTGAAATATATAACTATGTGCGTCAAACTTACTTCGATAAATTCAATCTCATTTGGCTAAACGTTTTTGGTTTTAATAACACCAATGCAGTTGTGGTGTCGCGTCAGGTTGCAACAAAATATTCATTGCGAAAAATTAGCGATTTAAACGCTATTGCGCATCGTCTTGTGATAGGTGTACCCGCCGATTTTATGGAACGACCCGATGGGTTTGTCGGCTTAAAGAATAAATATCATTTAGAGTTTGGACGTGTGCGATTAATGGATCCGGGATTGATGTATAAAGCAATTCAATTAGGTCAGCTCGATGTGATTATGGGTTTTTCTACCGACGCAAGAATACTTGCTTATAATTTGGTGGTTTTAGAAGATGATCAACATTTGTTCACCGCTTATTTTGCGGCTCCAATTATCCGTGACGACATACTTAAGCGGCATCCAAATATAAAAGTGGTCTTGGATAAGTTGGCGGGAAAAATAAATAATAACACAATGCAAAATTTAAACTATCAAGTCGATGTGCTGCAGAAAACCCCTGAAGAAGTAGCCAGTAAATTTTTAAAGACCCTTAAAGAGTCTTGAGATCCTGCCTGTCCCGCTCGGTAGTCAAAAAATTTTGTAACAGTTCCTTCCCATGCTCGGTCAAAATGGATTCCGGGTGAAATTGCACTCCTTCTATTAAAAAATGGGCGTGCTTAAGTCCCATAATTTCATCTAGGTCACCCCGCTCATTTTGTGTCCATGCGGTAATTGCAAAACAAGAAGGCAGCGAATTTTTATCTACTACCAATGAATGATAACGTGTGGCATTAAATGGATTAGGAAGATTGCGAAAAATGCCCTCCCCGCAATGATAAATTTTGGAAATCTTACCATGCATCACTTTGTGTGAACGAGTCACTTGTCCTCCAAAAGCTTGACCAATGCTTTGATGACCCAGGCATACCCCTAGTAAGGGAATGGCGCCGGCAAATGATTTAATAACTTCTAAAGAGATGCCCGCCTGATCAGGAGATCCTGGGCCCGGTGAAATGACAATCGCGCGTGGTTGTAATGCAGTGATTTGTGAAATTGATATCGCATCATTTTTAACAACTAACACCTCAAAGTGGAGTTCTCGAAAATAATGAACAAGGTTATAGGTAAACGAATCATAGTTATCAATCATTAATAACATGGTTCTGTCCGCGACTAATGAGTAACTTTATTCAGCTCTGCTCGTAATCGTGCGATAGTGGTTTGATAATTATCGCTATGAAAGATACCAGTGCCTACCACAAACGTGTCCGCTCCTTCATTTGCTATATCAGCAATGTTATTAATTTTGATGCCGCCATCAACTTCGAGTCTAATAGGGTGAGAACAATCTTGAATTATGTGATGAACCTGTCTTATTTTGCGTAACATGCTAGGGAGGAACTCCTGGCCACCAAATCCGGGATTCACTGACATGACCAGGACGAGATCCAGCCGTTCTAATACGTATTCAAGATATTCTAAGGGAGTTGAAGGATTAAATGCTAACCCCGCTTTACACCCAAGATCTTTTATTAATTGTAAACTGCGGTCGAGATGTTCCGTTGCTTCGGGATGAATCGTAATATAGGTAGCCCCTGCTTTTGCGAACTCCACAATAAGGGCGTCTACGGGTTTAACCATCAAATGAACGTCAATGGGGGCGGTAATGCCATATTTTCTCAGCGCGGAGCAAACCATGGGGCCGACTGTTAAACAAGGAACATAGTGATTATCCATCACATCGAAATGGATAAAATCCGCACCCGCTTCAATCACTTGGGTTACCTCTTGGCCTAAATTGGCAAAATCAGCAGCAAGTATTGAAGCAGAAATTTTCGAATCACGCATGAATAAGCCCTTTCTAAAATCGTTAATTATAATAATTTCTCAAAAGAATATTGTACATCATTATCCAAATGCTTAAGAAAACCTATATCCCTCTTGCTTTACAGATAGTTTCATAAGCTAATTTGATTTCTTGAGTTTTTTGGGTGGCGAGTTTAATCATTTCTTCTGGCAGCCCTTTTGAGACTAATTTGTCAGGATGATTTTGACTCATCAACTTTCGATAGGCTTTTTTTAAGTCACCGTCACTAATTGAAGTCGGTACACCTAAAATTCGATAAGCATTTGCCAGGCGATTGGGTTCTTGGTGCCGAGGTTGCTGGTAACCTGAACGTGAATTTCTATAATTTGACTGGGACCCATAGGTTTGCGAACGCTGAAAAAAATCGCTCGCATTGAAGTTCAAGCGATAACAGATATGCTCTAAAATGCGCTGTTTATTTCGGGTTAAAATCCCATCCGCTTGTGCTGCTTGTAGCTGGATTTCAAGAAAAAGATGCAATAAGTTCCTTTGTTGAAAACAAGCGTCATTTAACGCTGATAGAATTTGATCCAAATCAAAGTCTGCTAATTTTCCCTGCCTAAAATATAAAATAGCTTGCTGCTTCAAATGAGGGGTAAGCATCATGTTTTGCATAATTCTCGTGGCCGCTTTAATTTCATTTTCTGAAACTCTACCATCCGCTTTTGCGATATATCCCATGATAGTAAAAGTAGCCTTAAAAAAAATGTCCTGGGTTTGGGTATGTTGATAGCTTGGGGGAGGGAAGAAAAACCAATGACCTTTACGGCTAACATCAAAATAATGACCCAACATCAAACCCACAATAGCGCCCAAAGGACCCGCAATCATGTATCCGAATACCGAACCGAGTAATTTGCCTAACCAAAACATAATTTACAACTTACAAAACATTATATAACCAAGCATAATACCAGGTAAAACTGATAACAACCTTAATCAAATAAGGGTTTCTATGTCTAACATTGATTTAAACAGGTTTTCTCCAGTAGCCGTCCCCTCAACGGGAACTGTCTTGAGTGTAGAAAATTATTTAACCTCAAAAAAGCCACAAATTGAAACCTGGCTTGAACAGAAATTAAGCGATCATCCGGTCCCATTTTATTGTTCAGTAGATGTTCGAAACGCGGGATTTAAGATAGCCCCGGTCGATACGAATTTATTCCCCGCAGGATTTAACAATCTCGGCCAGAGTGAGCACTTTTGTGTTGAGGCCGTCAAGAAGGTCTTTGAGCAAGATCACCCATTGGTGAAAAAAATACTTATCATTCCAGAAGATCATACGCGAAATGTTCATTACTATGAGAATATTTTCATTATTCAAGATATTTTGGAAAAGGCAGGCTTACAAGTCAACATTGGCAGTCTATTATCTGAACTCGATCAACCCAAAATCGTTGATTTGCCTTCGGGGAAACAACTTACTTTGCACCCTCTATCGCGTAAGCATAATAAACTACAAATCAACGATTTTATTCCCGATCTCATTTTACTCAATAATGACTTGTCGAACGGCGTTCCTGTCTTACTCGAAGACATTGATCAAATAATTATACCGCCTGTAAATGCGGGATGGCATACCCGTCTTAAATCGGTACATTTCAATCATTATCAACAGGTTGCGACTGAATTTGCGAGCGAGTTTGACTTAGACCCTTGGCTACTGGCTCCGTTATTTAAATACTGTGGCAAAGTAAATTTCATGGCGAGCAAGAATGGGGAGCATTGTATAGCACGGCGTTCAGAAGAGCTCTTTAGAGAAATTGAAACGCAGTATAAAAAATTTAGTGTCACACAACAACCTTACATAGTAGTCAAGGCAGATGCGGGAACCTACGGTATGGCTGTCATGATGATTCAAGATCCAAAGGAACTACTAAGCATAAATCGTAAAGATCGCACTCGGATGGCAAGTATCAAGGGAGGGCGAGAAGTCCATCAGGTAATAATTCAAGAAGGTGTTCACACCCTAGAAACCCGAGGTGAGAAACGGTTTACAGCAGAACCAGTGATTTACATGATTGGTAAAAAAGTCGTTGGTGGATTTTATCGAGTGCATGAAGCAAAGGGTTTCAATGAAAATTTGAATGCTCCGGGCATGCATTTTGAGTCATTTGATCCTTCAAATGAGGAAGAAAATCAACGAATCTATGCTTATGGTGTTATAGCAAGGCTTGCTTTAATCGCAGCTGCAAGAGAATTAAATATAACAACGCCCGCTGAAGGTAATAACAATGCCGGTTAATTTAGCAGTAGTAATGGATCCGATCTCTTCTATTAATTTTAAGAAGGACACAACCTTAGCCCTACTTTTGGAAGCGCAGCGCCGCGATTGGTCTTTATCCTACTTAGAACAGAAAGATTTATTTGTTCGAGACGGGGTGGCCTTCGGGAATGCTTGTTCTCTGCAGGTATTTAATGATCCAAAGTGTTGGTATCAACTCGGTGAAAAACAGTCGAAGCAACTCGACTTTTTTGATGTTATTTTGATGCGCAAAGATCCGCCGTTTGATATGGAATATATTTATACGACATATATTCTAGAGTTTGCAAAGGCCGAGGGGGTAAGGGTAATTAATGATCCCCAGGGATTAAGGGATGCTAATGAAAAACTGTTCGCTCAGTGGTTCCCGCAATGTATGCCTACCACGATAGTGACTAAAGACGGCTCCTTATTACGACAATTTATTAAAGATCAAAAAGAGGTGGTTTTAAAACCTCTGCACTCTATGGGCGGAGGTTCCATTTTTCACTTAAAGGAAGGCGATCATAATATTAATGTGGTCATTGAAGTGCTTACCCAGAATGGACTATCGCACATTATGGCGCAACGGTTTATCCCATCCATTACCGAGGGCGACAAACGAATCTTTATGATCTACGGGAAACCCATTCCCTACGCCCTGGCAAGGTTACCCAAGGAAGGAGAAATTCGAGGTAATTTAGCCGCCGGGGGCAATGCCAAAGGGGTGGAGTTAACTACGCGAGATTATTATATTTGTGAACAGGTGAGCAAGAAACTACTCGAAAAGGGCTTGGTATTTGTGGGATTAGATGTGATTGGCGAATATTTGACTGAAATTAACGTGACCAGTCCTACCTGCGTTCGTGAGCTCGAACCTTTTTATGATATAGACATCGCCAAACAATTTTTTGATGAGCTAGCAATTTCTTTATAGCGAGTGCCTCACCATTCAATTATGTGCTTTCTTTATTGCTTTCTAATCGTAATTTTTCCAAAATCAATTTCGCTTTACTTCCCGGAATCTTGTTGGGATATAAAGAGGCCATTGATATCGATACTCCATTGGCTGTCATTAACCTGGCATGAGATCGATTAAGTTGTCTAGGTTCACGAACCCCACAAGAATGGCTAATGACTCCAATTTCATATTCCATATTTTTTGCATAATGATAGACGCGCACTGATTTCACTGTCGGGTCAAGACCATAGGTATAACGCGGATCATTCGAAGTGATGCCGGTGGGGCAAGTATTTAAATGACATCTTAAGGCTTGAACGCACCCTAGTGAAAACATGAAGCCACGTGCAGAGTTGATAAAGTCGGCTCCTGCGCACAAGGCCCATGATACATCGGCTGGCGTGATCACCTTGCTGGAAGCAATAATTTTAATGCGATCACGTAAACCATATTCCACCAAGGTGTCGACTAAAACGGGCAGGGCTTCACTCAAAGGGATGCCCATGTAATCTATTAAACTCATTGGCGCAGCGCCTGTCCCGCCACCTGCGCCATCCAGGGTGATAAAATCTGGAGCGCAGTCTTCCCCCCGTTTTAAAATCTCCACGCATAACTCATCAAGCCATTCAAATCCCCCTAAAGCGATTTTGAATCCCGTAGGCTTGCCGGTGACATCGCGTACATGATTAATAAAATCAAGCAGTTGTGAAGAATTAGCGATTTCTGGATGACGATTGGGGCTAATTGAATCTTCATGTATTGGAATGCCGCGAATTTCTGAGATTTCTGCATTAACTTTTACAGCGGGTAATAGCCCCCCCTTACCGGGTTTGGCTCCCTGACTCAATTTAACTTCAAACATTACTATTTGACGTAGTGCAGCTACCTCTCGAAGTCTCTTATCACTTAATTTGCCATCTAAAGTACGAAACCCATACTTGGCTGTTCCTATTTGAGCAACTAAATCAGCCCCGCCTTCCAGGTGATAAGGTGATACGCCGCCTTCTCCCGTATTGAGCCAGCAACCTGCCATTTTGGCGCCATGAGATAAAGCGATAATGGCTTTTTTAGACATAGCGCCGTAGCTCATGGCAGAAATGTTAAAAATCGATTTGGCGGTGTAAGGATGCTTGCAATTTTTGCCTATGGTAACCGGTTTTGACTCTACCGCGTCTTGATTAAGGGTAGGAAACGGAGCATCTACGAAAAGCACTGTCCCAGTCGGTTTGAGATCTCTGGTAGAACCAAAACTCACTGTATTATTTAGATCCTTAGCCGCGCGATAAACCCACGATCGTTGCGCGCGATTGAACGGAAGTTCTTCACGGTCCCCTTCAAACCAGTACTGACGCAGATAAACGCCCAGGTCTTCTGTAATATAACGTAGATGTCCAACAATAGGATAATTA comes from Gammaproteobacteria bacterium and encodes:
- the gshB gene encoding glutathione synthase, translated to MPVNLAVVMDPISSINFKKDTTLALLLEAQRRDWSLSYLEQKDLFVRDGVAFGNACSLQVFNDPKCWYQLGEKQSKQLDFFDVILMRKDPPFDMEYIYTTYILEFAKAEGVRVINDPQGLRDANEKLFAQWFPQCMPTTIVTKDGSLLRQFIKDQKEVVLKPLHSMGGGSIFHLKEGDHNINVVIEVLTQNGLSHIMAQRFIPSITEGDKRIFMIYGKPIPYALARLPKEGEIRGNLAAGGNAKGVELTTRDYYICEQVSKKLLEKGLVFVGLDVIGEYLTEINVTSPTCVRELEPFYDIDIAKQFFDELAISL
- a CDS encoding ATP-binding cassette domain-containing protein, with the protein product MIKLSHLAKTFNGKDYIVEDLSLEVAKGELLVLLGSSGSGKTTTLKMINRLVEPSSGQIMIDNEDISLLDPVALRRSIGYVFQGVGLFPHLTVEENITIILKLNGMEEGERKKLSDYFLDCVNLEPSVYASRYPDELSGGQQQRVGVARALVTNPHLLLMDEPFGAVDAINRNTLQTELLKLKGKLNKTIVFVTHDIFEAVRLGDRIAIMNQGRLEQIGTKQEIIHSPSTSFVNQLFDKTSRQLKAYMELLDE
- the coq7 gene encoding 2-polyprenyl-3-methyl-6-methoxy-1,4-benzoquinone monooxygenase, which produces MPIQYSFFDRLLIAVDNGVRSLFAQPISRRPNPAMIEQEPMLTPTERKQSAALMRVNHAGEVCAQALYYGQAITAKSIQTKNALLQAAEEETDHLAWCQERIEQLGNHTSYLNPLWYVGSFTIGLLAGIVNDKFSLGFVVETERQVEKHLQNHLTQIAPHDNKSRLILEQMCEDETHHATVAMSAGAIELPIFVKKIMAAISKVMTTTTYYV
- the rpe gene encoding ribulose-phosphate 3-epimerase, translated to MRDSKISASILAADFANLGQEVTQVIEAGADFIHFDVMDNHYVPCLTVGPMVCSALRKYGITAPIDVHLMVKPVDALIVEFAKAGATYITIHPEATEHLDRSLQLIKDLGCKAGLAFNPSTPLEYLEYVLERLDLVLVMSVNPGFGGQEFLPSMLRKIRQVHHIIQDCSHPIRLEVDGGIKINNIADIANEGADTFVVGTGIFHSDNYQTTIARLRAELNKVTH
- the parC gene encoding DNA topoisomerase IV subunit A; this encodes MSIAEFENQPLKQFTEKAYLEYSMYVILDRALPHIGDGLKPVQRRIVYAMSDLGLKAGAKYKKSARTVGDVLGKFHPHGDAACYEAMVLMAQPFSYRYPLIDGQGNWGSPDDPKSFAAMRYTESRLSKYADALLSEVELGTVDWVPNFDGTLEEPSILPSRVPNVLLNGATGIAVGMATDIPPHNLQELGNACIHLLDHPDATLEDICQYVQAPDFPTEAEIITPRADILEIYRKGNGSLRMRGVYLEEEGDIIVTALPHQTSGSKILEQIAAQMQAKKLPMIADLRDESDHENPTRLVITPRSNRVDVESLMAHLFATTDLERSYRVNLNMIGINDKPQVKGLLTILNEWLVYRTNTVRRRLEYRLDKVLNRLHILDGLLIAYLNIDEVIAIIRHEDHPKPVLMKRFELSETQTEAILELKLRHLAKLEEFKIRGEQEELSKEKADIEATLASSKRLKALIRKELKEDMEKYGDERRSILVEREEAHALKEEEIIPAEPITAILSQKGWVRAAKGHEIDVENLSYKAGDHFLMAARGRSNQQVVFLDSTGRSYSLAAHSLPSARGQGEPLTSRLNPPPNAVFTGIILAEPTQLILLASDAGYGYITEVQNLFCKNRAGKAALTVPKGAKSLMPRLVKNIDEDLLAVASSEGHLLVFPLQALPQLPRGKGNKIMSIPNAKLISREEFIIDIQILSPRSSLIIHSGKKDLEIKVKDLVNYQGERGRRGHVLPRGVRKIDGLSVKE
- the gshA gene encoding glutamate--cysteine ligase; translation: MSNIDLNRFSPVAVPSTGTVLSVENYLTSKKPQIETWLEQKLSDHPVPFYCSVDVRNAGFKIAPVDTNLFPAGFNNLGQSEHFCVEAVKKVFEQDHPLVKKILIIPEDHTRNVHYYENIFIIQDILEKAGLQVNIGSLLSELDQPKIVDLPSGKQLTLHPLSRKHNKLQINDFIPDLILLNNDLSNGVPVLLEDIDQIIIPPVNAGWHTRLKSVHFNHYQQVATEFASEFDLDPWLLAPLFKYCGKVNFMASKNGEHCIARRSEELFREIETQYKKFSVTQQPYIVVKADAGTYGMAVMMIQDPKELLSINRKDRTRMASIKGGREVHQVIIQEGVHTLETRGEKRFTAEPVIYMIGKKVVGGFYRVHEAKGFNENLNAPGMHFESFDPSNEEENQRIYAYGVIARLALIAAARELNITTPAEGNNNAG
- a CDS encoding ABC transporter permease subunit, with the protein product MNDGVIFLYNKFPLLMQKLLEQVYLTMGSVAIAMLISIPLGIYIARKNKLKKYILSFTNILQTLPSLAVMGFLLPFLGVGIKTAILALVIYAILPILQNTVTAFLGVAPDLLEAADGLGFTKSQKLWRVEFPLALPVIIAGVRTATAMSVGIATLAAFIGAGGLGDFIYEGLSLNSTRLILLGAIPAALLALVLDYIIGLFEKKITAKKHPVKKRKWALYYLTIIFFFFILAIGIGLFFTGSSKTNTVRVGTKNFTEQIILGEIITQLLRADTALHVVKKFNLGGTFICQRAIIRGDIDLYPEYTGTGYTVILSQTQPRSSAEIYNYVRQTYFDKFNLIWLNVFGFNNTNAVVVSRQVATKYSLRKISDLNAIAHRLVIGVPADFMERPDGFVGLKNKYHLEFGRVRLMDPGLMYKAIQLGQLDVIMGFSTDARILAYNLVVLEDDQHLFTAYFAAPIIRDDILKRHPNIKVVLDKLAGKINNNTMQNLNYQVDVLQKTPEEVASKFLKTLKES
- a CDS encoding FMN-binding glutamate synthase family protein; this translates as MFNHAIIDLLLEHLRDLSEFLAVFLLIFSILGLIILYIHDRYQKEHSILRNYPIVGHLRYITEDLGVYLRQYWFEGDREELPFNRAQRSWVYRAAKDLNNTVSFGSTRDLKPTGTVLFVDAPFPTLNQDAVESKPVTIGKNCKHPYTAKSIFNISAMSYGAMSKKAIIALSHGAKMAGCWLNTGEGGVSPYHLEGGADLVAQIGTAKYGFRTLDGKLSDKRLREVAALRQIVMFEVKLSQGAKPGKGGLLPAVKVNAEISEIRGIPIHEDSISPNRHPEIANSSQLLDFINHVRDVTGKPTGFKIALGGFEWLDELCVEILKRGEDCAPDFITLDGAGGGTGAAPMSLIDYMGIPLSEALPVLVDTLVEYGLRDRIKIIASSKVITPADVSWALCAGADFINSARGFMFSLGCVQALRCHLNTCPTGITSNDPRYTYGLDPTVKSVRVYHYAKNMEYEIGVISHSCGVREPRQLNRSHARLMTANGVSISMASLYPNKIPGSKAKLILEKLRLESNKEST
- a CDS encoding aminodeoxychorismate/anthranilate synthase component II is translated as MLLMIDNYDSFTYNLVHYFRELHFEVLVVKNDAISISQITALQPRAIVISPGPGSPDQAGISLEVIKSFAGAIPLLGVCLGHQSIGQAFGGQVTRSHKVMHGKISKIYHCGEGIFRNLPNPFNATRYHSLVVDKNSLPSCFAITAWTQNERGDLDEIMGLKHAHFLIEGVQFHPESILTEHGKELLQNFLTTERDRQDLKTL
- the djlA gene encoding co-chaperone DjlA — encoded protein: MMFWLGKLLGSVFGYMIAGPLGAIVGLMLGHYFDVSRKGHWFFFPPPSYQHTQTQDIFFKATFTIMGYIAKADGRVSENEIKAATRIMQNMMLTPHLKQQAILYFRQGKLADFDLDQILSALNDACFQQRNLLHLFLEIQLQAAQADGILTRNKQRILEHICYRLNFNASDFFQRSQTYGSQSNYRNSRSGYQQPRHQEPNRLANAYRILGVPTSISDGDLKKAYRKLMSQNHPDKLVSKGLPEEMIKLATQKTQEIKLAYETICKARGI